From a single Hymenobacter sp. YIM 151500-1 genomic region:
- a CDS encoding PD-(D/E)XK nuclease family protein, with product MDEELMQLHKLLSGFKNLNIKERKGPTLLEIARCPGRETVWSNILAFYLNPNLEHGLYDLLLKSLFEALGKEVPSPNLRSVSVETEYMTAVGNRIDLVITADTFVLGIENKVDAGLYNDLADYSRALTGCAAGKVPVYKVVLSKHPALVSNGFENLLYTNLMQTLRRNLGGYTDYADSKYLVFFLDFLKTIENSYKSSYMTDNMDVVNFLRNNAEEVGRLMSYYNGLQKEMVLKLENIDRLLVECLFDNSTLAQRLAGLGGRLQGQAANKRSGRFTWQGDALVKYNLQLNGVSVFYQLGVNWKHKLYAHYWVDGRQNQHYEQIFSEHQIIAKEFDLEDQDETIAQTVEQQLAQMVELLAFREHPDLGTTTVES from the coding sequence ATGGATGAAGAGCTAATGCAGTTACACAAACTGCTTAGTGGTTTTAAAAATCTAAATATCAAGGAGCGCAAAGGGCCGACGTTATTGGAAATTGCGCGGTGCCCAGGCAGGGAAACCGTTTGGAGTAATATTCTGGCCTTCTACCTGAATCCGAACCTTGAGCACGGGTTGTATGACTTGTTGCTCAAGTCTCTTTTTGAAGCTTTAGGCAAAGAAGTGCCTTCGCCCAATTTGCGGTCCGTTAGCGTCGAAACAGAGTACATGACTGCCGTAGGAAACCGTATTGATCTGGTGATTACGGCAGACACGTTCGTGCTAGGAATAGAAAACAAGGTTGACGCTGGCTTATACAACGATTTGGCAGACTACTCCCGAGCCCTAACTGGTTGTGCGGCGGGCAAGGTGCCAGTGTATAAAGTAGTGCTATCGAAGCATCCAGCGCTGGTCAGCAATGGTTTTGAAAATCTGTTGTACACCAACTTGATGCAGACATTGCGCCGAAACCTCGGAGGATACACGGATTATGCCGACTCGAAATACTTAGTCTTCTTCCTGGACTTCCTCAAAACGATAGAGAACAGTTACAAAAGCTCGTACATGACCGATAATATGGACGTGGTCAATTTCCTACGCAATAATGCAGAGGAGGTGGGCCGCTTAATGTCCTACTACAATGGTTTGCAGAAGGAAATGGTGCTGAAGCTCGAGAACATTGATAGGCTTCTTGTTGAATGTTTGTTCGACAATAGCACGCTGGCGCAGCGCTTGGCCGGTCTCGGTGGTCGGTTACAAGGGCAGGCAGCGAACAAGCGTTCTGGCCGCTTTACTTGGCAGGGTGATGCGCTGGTGAAATATAACCTTCAGCTAAATGGCGTATCTGTATTCTATCAGTTGGGAGTGAATTGGAAACATAAATTATATGCTCACTACTGGGTGGACGGCCGCCAGAATCAGCATTACGAGCAGATTTTCAGCGAGCATCAGATCATAGCAAAGGAATTCGACCTAGAAGACCAAGATGAGACAATTGCTCAAACGGTAGAGCAGCAGTTGGCTCAAATGGTGGAATTGCTTGCTTTCCGTGAGCACCCAGACTTGGGCACTACAACGGTCGAATCTTAG
- a CDS encoding S24 family peptidase, with protein sequence MEHAPADSSATPSNVSDRIQQLLDYYGLNVNKATQKLGYSTTSKLYKILKGAEPSYPTLVDFLAMWPEVSAEWLLMGRGGMFGGKATDEAPSSTKRGAEENKTGERALANGLRVLAVTVDKLGNDNTILIPARAQAGYTRSYNEAAYLEQMRPYQIPGFEHGSYRAFEVNGDSMEPTINHRDIVVCSYVDRWDLLKPGEIYVVVTHENILLKRIPRRITDRKGMVDLLSDNTTVKPYDLPAADIVELWMVLGYISTYIPSRPNVTVERLWEVIELLGHDRGEVKRYLQENAAGVGASSYDKNEARPLNI encoded by the coding sequence ATGGAACACGCGCCTGCTGACTCCTCCGCCACACCTTCCAACGTATCAGACCGGATTCAGCAATTGCTGGATTATTATGGTCTGAACGTCAATAAAGCAACTCAGAAACTGGGTTATAGCACTACTAGTAAGCTCTACAAAATTCTGAAGGGGGCTGAGCCTAGTTATCCTACTTTGGTAGACTTTTTGGCTATGTGGCCGGAAGTATCTGCCGAGTGGCTGTTGATGGGCCGGGGAGGAATGTTTGGGGGCAAAGCCACGGATGAGGCGCCTTCGTCGACTAAGCGGGGGGCAGAGGAGAATAAGACCGGTGAGCGGGCATTGGCCAATGGGTTGCGGGTGCTGGCCGTGACGGTGGACAAGCTTGGCAATGACAACACCATCCTGATTCCTGCGCGGGCGCAGGCGGGCTATACTCGTTCGTACAATGAGGCAGCTTATCTGGAGCAAATGCGGCCTTACCAGATTCCGGGGTTTGAGCACGGCTCGTACCGGGCCTTTGAGGTGAACGGGGACAGCATGGAGCCGACTATTAATCACCGGGATATTGTGGTATGTAGCTACGTGGACCGGTGGGACCTGCTCAAACCGGGGGAGATTTACGTGGTGGTAACCCACGAAAACATCCTGCTCAAGAGGATTCCGCGCCGCATAACGGACCGCAAAGGGATGGTGGATTTGCTGTCGGACAACACAACGGTGAAGCCCTATGACCTGCCAGCGGCGGATATAGTAGAACTCTGGATGGTGCTGGGCTACATTTCAACTTATATCCCAAGCCGACCTAACGTGACGGTGGAACGGCTGTGGGAGGTGATTGAGCTGCTAGGCCACGACCGGGGCGAGGTGAAGCGGTACTTGCAGGAAAACGCCGCGGGTGTGGGGGCTAGCTCGTACGATAAAAATGAGGCCCGGCCGCTGAATATTTGA
- a CDS encoding helix-turn-helix domain-containing protein, which produces MQTVVLIPEPEWRQILGRLEKLESAEQQRTTAAPEPDAVLCVREAAAFLGMKPENIRKARRQGRLKGVRINEKEWGFYRSELKRYQNRYVRYLNAEGSSQAA; this is translated from the coding sequence ATGCAAACCGTCGTCCTCATCCCCGAACCCGAGTGGCGCCAGATTCTTGGCCGCCTCGAAAAGCTCGAATCGGCCGAGCAGCAACGTACTACAGCCGCTCCCGAGCCCGATGCAGTACTCTGCGTCCGCGAGGCCGCTGCTTTTCTCGGCATGAAGCCCGAGAACATCCGCAAGGCCCGCCGCCAAGGCCGCCTCAAAGGCGTGCGCATCAACGAAAAAGAGTGGGGCTTTTACCGCTCTGAGCTGAAGCGCTACCAAAACCGCTACGTGCGCTACCTCAACGCAGAGGGTTCTTCCCAAGCCGCCTAA
- a CDS encoding DNA cytosine methyltransferase → MPRPLTHASLFTGLGAFDLAAEWLGWPTVFQVEQNPFCLNVLTRHFPHAHRHSDIRTFDATPYAGTVDVLTGGFPCQSFSLAGKGQMDLTLWRQMLRCVVACRPAWVVAENVRGLLARSHGLVLEEICADLENAGYSVFPPLLLPAAAADADHRRERLWLVAHTRSQRQPQQHPAPVPEEPEPGPILLHSLVPAQPQLRPRYASLRDVLREANGLSEGLDSATRNAALYALGNSIHPVIAFNILRSIAYIQCRTLPKTALNYP, encoded by the coding sequence ATGCCGCGCCCGCTCACCCACGCCTCCCTCTTCACCGGCCTTGGCGCCTTCGACCTAGCCGCCGAGTGGCTAGGCTGGCCCACCGTCTTCCAGGTCGAACAAAACCCATTCTGCCTCAATGTCCTCACCCGCCATTTCCCCCATGCCCACCGCCACTCCGACATCCGCACCTTCGACGCTACCCCCTACGCCGGCACAGTTGACGTGCTTACCGGCGGCTTCCCCTGCCAATCCTTCTCCCTTGCTGGAAAAGGCCAAATGGACCTCACGCTCTGGCGCCAAATGCTTCGCTGCGTGGTCGCGTGTCGTCCCGCTTGGGTCGTGGCAGAGAATGTTCGGGGCCTGCTTGCTCGTAGCCACGGGCTGGTACTCGAAGAAATCTGCGCTGACCTGGAAAATGCGGGCTATTCCGTCTTCCCGCCGCTGCTACTTCCAGCTGCTGCCGCAGACGCCGACCACCGCCGCGAACGGCTTTGGCTGGTTGCCCACACCCGTAGCCAACGACAGCCGCAACAGCACCCTGCCCCCGTCCCAGAAGAACCGGAGCCGGGGCCAATTCTGCTCCATTCCCTCGTTCCTGCTCAACCACAGCTACGCCCCCGGTACGCCTCTCTCCGTGACGTTCTACGAGAAGCTAATGGGCTTTCCGAAGGGCTGGATTCTGCCACCCGCAACGCCGCCCTCTACGCCCTAGGCAACAGCATCCACCCCGTCATTGCCTTCAACATTCTCCGCAGTATTGCCTATATACAATGCCGAACTTTGCCAAAAACAGCGTTGAATTACCCATAA